The genomic window AAGCATGAAGCCCAGGCTCTCTGGCGACAGGCTCTGGGCTACCTGATCTTGTCAGTCGTGTCTCCTGACTTGGAGGCCCATGGAACACGCACTCCCCAGCATGCAGCACAGTTAGGCCTCTGTACCTTTGTGTTGTTGTTCTCTGTACTTGGGAGATTCTTCCCCTTTCTGCGTCAAACTTCcccttgacttttctttttttaagtaggctccagtgtggagcccaagtggggcttgaactcatgaccccgatcaaggcctgaactgagatcaaaagtcagcagcttgggatgcctgggaggctcagttggttaggtgtctgcgttgggctcgggtcatgatctcaggatcctgggattgagcccctcatcaggctccctgctcagttggaagcctgcttctcccctgcctctgcctacgaCTTCCTCAACTGGTgccatcaaataaagaaaatcttaaaaaaaaaaaaagatgcttaactcactgaaccacccaggcaccccaaactgtCCCTTGACTTTCAAGTTCTAGCTCACCAATCTCTTCTCCGCAGTGCCAAGagctccttttaaatttttttttttttttttttttttacccaggtcatgatcccagtgtcctgggatcaagtctcatcATATTGGGCtctagtcctgcattgggattactgttcagcagggaatctgcttctccctctcctcctgcacacccccaccctgcttgtgtgctttctctctccctcatgctctctctcaaataaaatctttaaaaaaattttttttttaaagattttatttatttgacagagagagatcacaggtaggcaaggaggcaggcagagagagagaagaggaagcaggctccccgctgagcaaagagcccgatgtggggctcgatcccaggaccccgagatcatgacctgagccgaaggcagaggcttcaacccactgagccacccaggtgcccctctttaaaaaatttttgtttaggggcgcctgggtggctcagtgggttaagccgctgccttcggctcaggtcatgatctcggagtcctgggatcgagtcccgcattgggctctctgctcagcggggagcctgcttcctcctgtctctctgcctgcctctctgcctgcttgtgatctctctctgtcaaataaataaataaaatctttaaaaaaaaattttttttgtttaaaaaatttctaggattgcctgggtggctcaatggtttgagcctctgccttccgctcaggtcatatctcagggtcctgggcttgagcccacatccggctctctgctcagtggggagccggcttcctgaacctctatctgcctgcctctctccctacttgtgatctgtcaaatgaataaataaaaaaccttaaaaaaaaataatttctacacccaaagtggagcttgaactcacaaccctgagatcaagagtcacaagctctactgagccagccgggGCCCTAAGGCTCCTAACAAACCGCACCTTGTCAGTGTCTGCATGGCAGGCCCTCGGCAGATGGTGGTTGAGTGAAAGGCTGACCTGGGAACAGGGGTCAACCTCCatgcccctctctcctctggaCACTCAGCTGGGAGTGAAGGTGGAAGAATCGGGCATAGGACAGGCATAGGGCTCAGGAGATGCTGAGAATGGCCGTGAGCAGCACGAGGGCCTGGAGGGCCTGAGGTTGGTTTGGAGCTCCTTGTGCCCAATACTGGGAACGAACTTTTTCAGGAGGCAGGGTGCATATACTggagctcccctcccctgccccgcccaCCTCAGGGTTCACGCAGATGCTGGAAGCGGCAGCCCCAACTTGGTCTTAGCTCACTCCACGGCAAGAGATGGGTGTAGAGGACATGGGGCTAGTCATCCCAATGGTCACCTGTGGGCAAGAGGAGCCTGGAGTCAGCAGGATGCTGGGGCTGGAAGCACCCTGGGAAGGGGCAGTCTGGGATAGAAGAGGCTGACCTTTGAGGGAGCAACTAAACCACACTCAGCAGAGGCCCCTCACCCTTCTCTTCTCGGGCTCAGGGGATGGAAACATTCAGGGCTGCCCTGAAACGAACCTCCCAAGTGAATTCCATCAATGAATTGGAAGGCAGTGCAGGGAGGCCCAGTGCCCCCATTCCAGTGTCCTGCTCTCCCATTTCCCAACTCCCTCAACATTTTGCTTTCACCCTGACAGTCAAATGTGGGGCTATCTGCAAGTAAGAGAAGGGGGAACATGGGCAGAAATGTGTGTGGGGCACTGCGACCCCTCCCCTTCACCATGTTCCCTTTTCCTCACATATGCCTCAAAGCCTTCTATGAATCTTTATCTTAGAGGAGCTCAGTGCACtgaaggcaggtgggggtggggtggggggtgataaGTCGTTCAAAGCCACCAgatcggggcacttgggtggctcagtttaagtgtctgactctgtttcagctcaggtcctgggatggtcTGGTACTCTGTGATCAGAGGAGTCTGCATGgattctcctccccctgccttctgctcGCTCTAAAGTAAATTGTCCTATTTGCGGGCATGCACCTACCTACGAGGACTGTGTAATAACCCCAAGAGATGGGTCACCCAAAGTTGTGTCAAGAGGGTAAGGACCTACTCAACCTGcagttctccttccttcccaaaggTGTCCTGGAAGTGCCTGATGTAACCAGTGAATATTGTTTGCAAATGGTATCCTGTCCACTGCTGAGCAGCACCTCCCTCACAAGTCTTGAGGGTGGACCAGAGTCTGGGTCTACCTAAGGGACTATCCTCACAACTTGCCTTGCCCAAATAAAAACACTTTCCACCCCTTCCAATTACGTATTAACACTCGTCTGACCTGAAGACCTCAAGCCTCACagttcatttttaataaacagaaatgCGTGGAATACACTTGGAAACCAGATcaagtcaattttttaaagtatggttcTGTCTCTACCACTACCTGgtcttctcaatctctctcttccaTAGGACTAAACCACTTGCCTCACAATCCAGAGGCTAAGCCCAAGTCATACAGATAGGACTCAGGTCCAGGCTGTCTTGACCAAAATTTCCTTCTCAGCGTGCCACACACACCTCCCAACAGTTTAGGGAACCATGTATCTCACTGGCAACTGGTTGGTTGGTGGTTAGGTTCTTTCCCACAGAACAGGGGAAAGACCCACTGGTGCCAGGGTCCAGAATAGTGCCAAAGATTATTATGCTGGAGCTTCCTATGGCCCAAACAGGCCAGAACATTCTTTAATGGGGTTAATCACCTTTCTGCCAGAGTTACTCGCAAATTCTTTGCTTCCTGGCTCAAGGTCCTAACTCTACCTGCACCCCCCCTTGATTTTAATATACCTATGAATTTAAGGACTCTGAATTCCACAAGAGGTAGGTCATGATATTGTCCTAGGGACCAGAGCATTTCAAGGagcccaaccaaaaaaaaaagtcctgactAGATTTGAGAACAATTTCTTGTTATGATGAACCAGAAATACAAGATTCCACTGAAAACTGAACAGTTGACAGAATATGGTTGAACTTTAacttcaaagggaaaaagagggcCAAACAAAGCCAATGAATGGAGAAGCCCAGGTTTGGGATAAACACAAGGACAATAGCATTCCAGCACGGCATCTTTGGACTCCTAGAAGGTATCTGTCATCATTCTATCCCTTTCTCCGAGGCATCTGCCAAACCAAATGGCCATTTCCTCTCTATTGCAGGTGTAAGCCATCCTAACAGTAGCTTAGGACACGATACAAAGTCAAGAGCAAAGCTTATAGGCCTCATTTCAGGGTAGGAAGTGCACACACCCAGCAGCCCAGCACACTTGTCATGTGGTGTCAATGTACACAGAAGTGACTTTAATCACATCAGGTGTTACCAAGTGTAACCTGTTATGTGGCCCTGTGGCTATGTCAGTGTCCCTAATTTACTACACTGATGTAGTACACAGTgtggcagaattcatttctgaGCTGCAAATTTTCTAAACACTTCTAAGAGGCTATTAAAGGTCATGTAGAACAGAACCTAGGCATCAGGAAGGAACCTAAGCATCAGGAAGGAACACTGATGGGCTCTTTCTGGGGCTTTTTCACATGGACACAGAGACAAGAAGAGGGTGTTCTAGCCACGAGTCCGCCACAATCATGTTCAAAGAGAAGTCAGAGCGATGGGGGGAAAAACcccaaacacaacaaaacaaaacccacgtCCGAGGAAAAAAGGGTTTCATACAACACAGTATCAAAAAAGTAAAGGAACACACTAAATGCACAAATTGGTGGCAAGTTAAGTCCATGGCCTATCGTGATAGGTCCTTCCAGCATCATTCAGGTTTCTTCTCCATCTGTTATCTCAAGGGTATTTACAGATGTGGTGACTTTTGAACAAGAGTCTCTCACAGGAGGGCGGGCAGGTTTCAATCATTAGTTTCTGGATCTGTTTGTGCCATGTAGGCATCCAACTCGGCATCCAGGTGTCCTTTTGTTTTCGACATGTACGCATCCAACTGGTTGTCCAGCTGCTCCTTGGTCAGTACAGGGCGAGTGAGGGCACCTCTCCCTCGTCCACGGCCTCGGCCTCGACCTCCAAAGCCCCCTCTTCCCCGACCTATCATCCCCCGACCTggcccaaggggaaaaaaaggaaacagttacaAGTAGGTTTAACGGGTGATATGGCAAATGCCCCTCAGAGCAGCGGGGCCTAGCTGAGAAAGGCTGAAAGGGCAGGGCaaagagaaatctgaaaaacagGAAACACATTGGGTAGAAGCAACACACGGAAGCACACATAATGAATCCCTGTTTACATGCTCATCTCTAAATGCTATTTAAAGACTTTTTCtgttgacaaagagaaaatgactgACTAAAGAACCTCAAcctctcctaaaaaaaaagaaattatctcaaGTTTGAGACCCATGTAAGTTcgtaattaaaatacattataggTCACCCCACTTAGTAAGACGGGAAGTAACGAGGGCACAGAGCAACAGGGGTGTAGGGCTAGACAGTTTTTAAAGTTAGCCTTATTGAAGATCTTTCTGGAAAATTAGCTCATCTCTCCTCAAACTTATTAACCCTAGTGAGCTGATCCCATGTCAGGAGACTGAGGAGTTATTGTGATATAGGAACAAAGTGAGAAGACGGGCAATGTATTTAGAGTCCCAGCCAATTCTATCTTAGATTCCAGCCACCTTATAATTATGGTTATCTGAGAGATAGTTTTAATGCACTTAAGAAAACATACGCAGCTTTCTGAAAAGCTACTTTAGACTCCCTCAGCCCTGTGATGTGCTCTCAGAAATGAGGTCAACATAATTTGGAAATGTGCTATTTCATCCTGAAACCCAAACTAGCTTGTTCTTTACTCATTAAGCCAACAATGAGTaatgggagagaagaaaacaagtgcTTGActattaaatttcctttcttaaCAGTTATTATCCTTTGGCAACTTCAAGGTCATAAATTATGGAAGACCCCACCACACAATATAAAAGGACCAAAGCAGATATACACAGGGGCTACAGGAACAGATTTTCTTCCCCCCTGCACAGGTGTTGCTGAGAGTTTTCCAGTAAGctctaaaaatcagaaaaacccCCACGAGATTTGGATTAATGATAGCAACACCATGAAATTCTTTTCCATCTAGGTCATGAGGTCACAAGACAAGTATCACTAAGCCTCAAAGGTAACATTATCAACAAGAGTCAGTCAGTTAACTGACATGGTATCTTCTTGCTTTctaccttgatttaaaaaaaaaaaaaaaaaaaaaaaggggcgcctggatggctcagggtgctgggacagagccccacatcgggctctccgctcagtggggagcctgcgtgtctctctccagctccccctacttgtgttccctctcttgcggtctgtcaaataaataaaatcctttaaaaaaaaaaaaaaaagtcatctctgATTTCCTGTAGGTGCAAACTTTACCTTGACTTTAACTTGGCTTCAAAGTCAATATCCAGCTCCAATCTCATCATCCTTTTTAACTCAGCTTCATTTCTATACacctccctctttatttttagACTCAAAGTGGGGTTTTGAGAGAAGGACGGGATGTGTGGTGGTGGGGCAGGGACACAGAAAGGTAAAACCTCAAACTGACCATCCTGTCATTTTAACAATACGATTTAAATTACGAGAACCTGGAAAAGGACCTGGCTCTGACGTGCACCCGACCGGCTCTTAGACAACCCATGACAGACGTTTTGCACTACCAGCATGTGGATTTAGAAAATAGGCCAGTTTCAAAAAACgaaacaagacaaacaaacaagcctGCCTATGACTTGAAGCTATGCAGAAAAGGCGGCTCTGAGTTTTGAAGGGAGAGAAGTAAGGGGGAGCTATTCTCTGAAGTTGGTAGCTGACTAACCTCTACCACCGATTCCGCCACGACCCATAGCTCCACGCCCTAGGCCCCCTCTCCCAGGACCTCCACGACCTCGAACACCACCTCTTCTTAAGCCCATTCGGGGAGCTACGGCTCGTCCACCTCGGAGCAGGTTTTGACCTTGGAGAGGAGGCATACAATGTATATGCAGGTAAATCCAAGAGAGACAAAGCAGACTCTAACCAAAGGAAGGcggtgagggttaaatgagagttaattcagttaatttttaggttgggtggggggggcaagCTGTACGCCGAGTGCGAACAGATCAAACTGCTCTTTATTCTATCAATTCAACAAGTCTGACCACAAACCCATTTTTGAAAGAAGCTGGGAGTTAATTAGTAAGTACACACAAGAAAATATCTACTGAATAATCAGGTAAGTGCCTAGCATTAcgatagattaaaaataaatagggttCCTGCTCTCAATACATTCTTACAAGGGACAAGAACAACACAGGGAACAGTTGAACAGTGTCCAAAATGTAACACGTAGCTATGGGTCAATCTGTCCTCTCTTTCCCAAATTTAACAGTGTGTTTCACCAGCACAGAGATGGTTAGTTAAGATACAAGCCAAGGGAGCCAGTATTTCTTAGATCTGGACTTATTTCTAGAACTTGCATGTGCTTTGATTCAAGCAGCAGCAGGGTGTTTAGATGGAATGGAGATGACATGAATTACCTGTCGTTACGCAGGTCATAGCCTCTCACCATTGCACATTATCAGAAAGGGAATGGTATCGAGAAAAGACATGCAGCACtattaaaaatatgtgatttcaaaagttattaattatattaatacaaATTCAGGCTTCAAGATGTTAAAACAAATGTGTCCATAGCAGCccaagagaaaagggaggggtaGGCCCGGTAATTATCAGGTACACAGCACTGACCTCGGAGCGACATCCCGCCCCTAAGCAGGGTTCTGGTGGCACGTCCCCCACGTAGTCCTCCTCGGGGTAAGCCTCTCTGGATTATGGGTAGGCCTCGTCCTCCGATTGCTCCCCTGGCCAGGGTCCCTATGGGTCGGCCTAACCGTGCCTGGATGTTACTCTTACCCAGGCGCTGCTTTAAGCTCTTCTGGAAGAAAAGGTGTTGGGGGATTGAGATCAAAAAAGCATTCCAGTAGAATTCAGCAACCCAAAGTGCAGAGAAAAAGCAAGTAGGATGGCTGTGTGGAGGGAGATTAACCTGCCGTAGATGTCACAAGGACCCTAAATGAGAAACTAGCCTTTGCCTCAGGACATCATATAAGGGAAGAATTCTGATCCAGAGCCTTTACGAAAGCTCAATTACGGTCCTGTGACATTGGCACCAACACAAATTACCTCACTAGTTTGGCAGAAGCCATACACCACTCCTTGGAACTTAAGTTTGGTAAGGACTCCCACATTTCCAATCCTGGATTCTGCTGTTTTTGTACCACAGGTTGACAACGATACGACTTGATTCATACTTGCCCAAGGACTACCACTGTCTTCAAAGGCTTACTCAAACACCATAGGAAGTTCATCACActctgggaaatattttaaattataagttcATTTGAATTCTTGTCagttaaaaacaagatttttcaGTCAAAGAGGCCAGTGTGTTCCATTTTTCCTCTGAGTATCTATCTCCAGACGGTCCACTTTTTACCTTAAGATGTAAACACAAGAAAGTCAAACCTCCTTTCCTTACATTTCTTAAATCACTATTAATTCCATGTCTTCCCTTGCAAACAGCTCCAGTAAGCCAGTACGGtaaactttaattcaaaatactcTTATGTTCTCCAGAGAGAAAGCTACCTTGCATTAGAATTAAGACAGGTAACCCTATACTCACAAAACTCAGAGCCCTATTTGAGAACAAGGACACACCACTAATGGAGATTTTCAATAATCTGTCCCTCAAAGAGACCACATCTCGGTGAATTAAATTCCTTCAAAGGAAAAGGTGACTGTGTAGCCTTGGAACACAATCGAGGCCCAGCAAACCGTTTTCCTATAAGCCATCAGTCAGGGcgagtgaaaaataaattctgtgtatCCCTCAGGCTTGACCCGTAAATGACTTAccaatggacttttttttttcccccaaccacaAGCTGTGAATTATATTAGCTTTCCTAGCATAAGCTAATAAAACTGCTTCTATCAGAAGGACAGACTCTGAACATTATGCACCCAAGCATAACCAACCTTAAGAGTCTGTCGCAACACTCCCCTGACAGCACAACGATTAGGAGGTCAGGACATCATTCTACAAATCCCTTCTGTGGATGATCCTGAGTATGTATATTCTCCCCAAAATCCGTGCCTCTGCAGATAATGCACGTGGCTTAGATTCTCCCGTCCTATCCCTTCTGGCCGTCAATCGTAGTCTCTAACAGAGTTGGGTAAGCTTAAAGATGTCATTATCCACCTAGTTTTCATTCCAGAGCTGTACTGTATGCTAAGGTAGCCACAagccacatatggctatttaaattacaagttaataaaatttaaaaagctcctCAATCATACTTGCCCCATTCTGAGTGCTCAACAGTCACACCTGGCTAGTAGCTACCGTATCTGGAGAGCAGATAAACAGATTTTCCTCCACTGTGGAAAGTTCTATCTGATAGCTCTGCTCCAGAGGCTACTTTCTGCCCAGCCTATATTTAAAGCTTCTTCTAGAAAGATCCTTTGGAATGATGTGTCAGAGACTTATCTTTAGCAATTTATAATAGCTAGTCTTGGAAAACAGTGGGGCCCTTTTTACTGCTTTCCTGAATCAGGGACAAAATACAGGAACTCCAAGCTTAAGGTAGCTGAAGCAGAGGCCTTGTTTATTTTTGGTCAGTGAGCCCAACAGttcagggtggggtgggagggtgttaTATTTAACTGCTGATTTAGCACAGCCATGCAGTGCGACCAGTTCAAGTCCTTACAGTTGCAATGGCATCGCCCTCCAGAACGCCCAGCCACAGCTTGGACAATATCCTTCCACAGCCATTGTCCGGACTTGCATATAAAGTCTATGAATAATAAAGAGCAGGTTTTATTTCAGATCTGAGTAAGGATTATCTCTTACTGGAAGTTTGGAAGAAAACCCACCAATTCTTACATTGATTATTCAATGCTCTCCCTCCATTTTTCTGACAAAACTCAGGTGCTGTGGAGACAAAGGGTCACCCtactatttctatattttagcaCTAGAAATCTTTTGCCTTAGGCTATTCAGACTTCCTGTGCTaggggagaaagaacaaaattatttccCTCATTTGTAAGTCATTTAACATGGAATAAGTAAAGGATTTATCTGAAGGTCATCTAAAAGAGAAACCAAAGTTTCTCTGTGGTAAAATCCAGTGAATCTACTTTAAGGGCaaaggatcagaaaaaaaaaaaagagatgaatacTCATTGATAACAGAACAGATCACACTTGATGGCAAACTACCtaaaagagaaagacaacaaaAAGTTATATTGTACCATGACAAACTGGGAAATCTCTGAACTTCTCTTTCCTCCAGAGAAGTTTCTGCTTTTGCCCTGAGCCACTTGCAATCATCCTTCACGTCCTGACAGCCTCAGTAGACTgcctgacagagatcaccagcTGCTTCTGGAGCATTAGGACCCGTCCTCTCACCTG from Lutra lutra chromosome 15, mLutLut1.2, whole genome shotgun sequence includes these protein-coding regions:
- the CHTOP gene encoding LOW QUALITY PROTEIN: chromatin target of PRMT1 protein (The sequence of the model RefSeq protein was modified relative to this genomic sequence to represent the inferred CDS: substituted 1 base at 1 genomic stop codon); translated protein: MAAQSAPKVVLKSTTKMSLNERFTNMLKNKQRCQXIFGLRCSQQQQLASARNRRLAQQMENRPSVQAALKLKQTLYASPDNGCGRILSKLWLGVLEGDAIATKSLKQRLGKSNIQARLGRPIGTLARGAIGGRGLPIIQRGLPRGGLRGGRATRTLLRGGMSLRGQNLLRGGRAVAPRMGLRRGGVRGRGGPGRGGLGRGAMGRGGIGGRGRGMIGRGRGGFGGRGRGRGRGRGALTRPVLTKEQLDNQLDAYMSKTKGHLDAELDAYMAQTDPETND